Genomic DNA from Brevinematia bacterium:
CTCAATAATGACTCTTTCAGGCTGTGGAGAGGGCTCAAAAGTTGAAGAATACAAGATTGCAGTAGCTGCTCCTCTTACTGGTGACATTGCTACACTCGGTCAGGGTATAAAAAGGGGTGTAATACTTGCTTACATTGAGATGACCAATACCTACACTAATGCTAAGATTTCTCTTGAGTATTTTGACGACAGAGCTAACGAAGGCGAAGCAGTGAACGTAGCCGAGAAAATAGCTTCAGACAATAGAATAATAGGAGTTGTAGGACATCTAAACAGTGGCTGTTCTATACCAGCGTCAGCTGTTTATAACAAAAGAAATCTGCCAATGATAACACCCGCATCAACAAACCCAAAACTTACACTGCAAGGCTTTAAAAACGTTTTCAGAGTCTGTCCAACTGATGCCCAACAAGGACCAATAGCAGCAAAATTTCTCGTAAAAAAGAATATAAAGAAGATATACATAATTGATGACAAAACTGAATATGGTCAAGGTCTAGCAGATGAGTTTGAGAAGGAATTTAGGAGGCTAGGAGGTATAGTTCTAGGTAGGGACTCAATAACAGTAGGATCAAGAAATTTTAAAGCCTTGCTTACAAAAATCAAGCAAA
This window encodes:
- a CDS encoding branched-chain amino acid ABC transporter substrate-binding protein, with protein sequence MDLRKILSAVFTSITLISIMTLSGCGEGSKVEEYKIAVAAPLTGDIATLGQGIKRGVILAYIEMTNTYTNAKISLEYFDDRANEGEAVNVAEKIASDNRIIGVVGHLNSGCSIPASAVYNKRNLPMITPASTNPKLTLQGFKNVFRVCPTDAQQGPIAAKFLVKKNIKKIYIIDDKTEYGQGLADEFEKEFRRLGGIVLGRDSITVGSRNFKALLTKIKQTKPEAVFFGGVYVEGALLTKQADEVGLNVPFVGGDGLKTDEYIKIGGSFTEGDIVTFIGKPIEEESEFYKKYKSLFPKDEIGPFDFNSYISAKILFSALTNLLAEKGTYNRELANEFIRKTEFKEDMFTVKFDTKGDNINSVFTIYIVENSKFKVIEIIE